In Populus nigra chromosome 1, ddPopNigr1.1, whole genome shotgun sequence, one genomic interval encodes:
- the LOC133690951 gene encoding small ribosomal subunit protein uS9 translates to MATAAPTESVQCFGRKKTAVAVTHCKRGRGLIKINGSPIELVEPEILRFKAYEPILLLGRHRFAGVDMRIRVKGGGHTSQIYAIRQSIAKALVAFYQKYVDEQSKKEIKDILVRYDRTLLVADPRRCETKKFGGRGARARFQKSYR, encoded by the coding sequence ATGGCGACCGCTGCACCAACAGAGTCGGTTCAATGTTTCGGGCGGAAGAAAACCGCAGTAGCAGTCACCCACTGCAAGCGCGGCCGCGGCCTAATCAAGATCAACGGCAGCCCAATTGAACTCGTTGAACCGGAGATCCTCCGATTCAAGGCTTACGAGCCAATCCTCCTCCTTGGACGACATCGATTTGCTGGTGTCGACATGAGGATCAGAGTGAAGGGTGGAGGTCATACCTCGCAGATTTACGCGATAAGGCAGAGCATAGCGAAGGCTCTTGTTGCTTTCTATCAAAAGTATGTTGATGAGCAAAGCAAGAAGGAGATTAAAGATATACTGGTTAGGTACGATAGGACTTTGCTTGTAGCGGATCCAAGAAGGTGCGAGACTAAGAAGTTTGGTGGACGTGGTGCACGTGCTAGGTTCCAGAAGAGTTACCGTTGA